One Gopherus evgoodei ecotype Sinaloan lineage chromosome 1, rGopEvg1_v1.p, whole genome shotgun sequence genomic window, CCCAGGGCCTCGCCcagttgtttttctttctcatacTTCAGCACGGCCTGTATGACTTCCCCCACGCTGTACCCCTTCTCCACTGCTATTGATGACAGTTGCTGAAGCTGTGAAATAAACAGAAGCAAAACGCAAGTATGATACATCATAAATGGGATATTTTAAAAGGGAGAAATGAAGGGCGAGGATGTTGGAGTACTTCTCCTTCACCTACTTCCATTCTACTCTCTTAGGTGTACAAGCCCAGTAATGGCTAGGTGCTGCAGGATGCTGACCTGTGAGGAATGATTAAAAGAGGCAAGTAGCTAGTCTGGCTAGGTCAGTTGTAAATAGGGACAAAATAATCCTCTACAAAATCCAAAAAGGAGAGACTTACTTAGTGTTAAATACCAAGGCATAATAACTAGAAAAAATGGGTTAAGGCTTACAaagggaaaatttaggctgaatatcagaaaAATCTTCATCAGTGGCTACTTTGTTGCAACCCCCCCACTTTCCTAACTaatttgagtagtcccattgtctTGAATGAGACTAAGCGCCTAAACTGAGCAAGGTTTGGCCCAAAATACAAATGTGTGGGCTGTAGCGCCAAGTGATAACTTAATAGCATTATGATTCAAGAAAGGCATATAGTGTTTCTTGGCATCTATCTCTGTAGGAAAAGAATTCGGCACCACTTTGTGTgtctattatttattaaaaagaaaatcaagttgTGTACTGGCAGCCAGGGAGAACAGGCATTGCTGGGCCacagaagaagaaaatgaaatcacTTCTGGCAACGGTTTCTGAGTACCTGGCTGCATTTAAGTCATCCTGGTTCTAATTGGTTTTAGTATTCAGAAAAACAAAGGCAACTGAAAATGTGCCATATATTTTGCTTTGAAAAGTGTCTTGTTTTTAGATGTTTAAGGCTTTTCTTCCATACCATTTAGGATAGTATTGATGCTAAACAACATATCCAAAATACCCTGAAATACCCGGTTTGGTCAGAACCTGCTGTGGACATCGGATAGCTGAACCATTACCATCTGGCAtggaagcaattttttaaaatttataaatgGGTAATTATGCAGCTGACTACAGTTAAATACCTGGAGGCACTTtcagagaaaaatgttttcttttaaccatttttaaaattaaaacattgaAGGGAGTGGGAGAAAATCAAATGCCAGAAAGCAAGGTTGATACATAGACAGTTTCTTACTAAAATGAAACATGACTGGAAAATCATAGTCAAGGTGGAAGGCTATTATTTCACCATGCTGAGGTATCAGAGCACATATCGCATTTAAGAACACCCACTGTTTGAACAGCACAAGGCAGAATGGAGCAGAATTTGGGAAGTAAATGTTAGGACTTGTGTATTCATATGCATTCACTCAGAATTTCTTCTATATCTTTAGCTAGTTCATAGTGAGTATGGGTGTGGTTTAGTGTCCACTGATATCCATGGAAATCCTCTCATTGATCTCAATTGTTTTCAGATCAGGACCTAGGTTTTCAAGACTTGGAAAGATTTAGATCTGCATTTGAGCTTTGTGGCTATGTACTCTctcttttacaaaataaaaaaattcaaaaacattcCAATCCTAGGTTTTTTACTCAGATTATAGAAATACAAGCTGAAAGACTTAGCACTGTTAACCTCGGTGCCAGCTTGCTCCCAGTAATCAATTATCCAGACTTTCTTccatctagttttaaatgtccctaGAAATAAACGTCCACACTTCCGTTGAGAGACTATTCCACAATTTAATTAGACTTGTCTGTCAGTAAAtgctgtattttctttttcttaatttctatgtatgtatgtgtatttaCACCCCTTGAAAAAAGGGTCACTTACCCACAATAACTCCTCTTCTCTTACTGTATGGCCTCCACAGAGCCACAATGCAGGAGTCAAATGCCTAGACATTCAACCATGGAACTATATTTGAGCAGTAGCTGGCAGTTAGGGAGGGTGCACAATTCCCCCACTTCTAACGGTCCACAGAAAAAGGTCATACATATCCCATCCTTTCTAACTATCCTTCAGTTCTTGTCTACATCCAGAAGCCCTATTTGTAGGTGAGTTCTCTAGCAAGACCTATTaagagtggggaagggaggacagTGTAGCTATATGGAGCCAATACATTCAGAGAACAAAAGTTACTATTGGTAAATAACTGGCTTTCTCCTTCATGACACTGCTTCTACAAATCCCCACTGTAAGAAATTAGGAGACAGTGACCTCCCTGAGGAGATGGACTGTGGAACACTATTAGCTGAACATTAAATGAGCACCAATCTTCCAAAACCAGCATCTGCTCTTGATGTGGTGTTGAGAGAAAGGTGATTCACAACGGTGTGGACCAAACTCCATGTAGCAGTCCTATTAATTTCAGACAAGGGCATATTGTTATACATGCTATTGAAGCCGCTATCCCCTACCTGATAAAACTCTGAGATGTTCCAGCACAGAGATATTAGGTAGTCTATAGCATGACTGGATTCATCTGGAGGCATGATGTCTTAGCAATTTAGCCAACTTTTCAGTCAAGATAGTTTGATCTGTAGAATTTTCTCCAAAGGCTAAATATATGTTCAACATTCTAAATAACTTAGGCCTGCTCATGTCCAGATGACATCACCTAGCAAATATCAGACAAGCCACGGATGGTTTATGTGATCACTTGTGATGATCAACATGTTTGGCTTTTGTGGGGGGTTCTTATATTTGCCAGTTGCAGAGCAGATGAAGAAATTTCATTCTAGTTTAACTGTTCCCAAGGGTTGCTCCCTGTCTCAATAGAGAGAACAAATATCCCCTTTGTTTGTCCAGGTACTACATCATAAACAGAATGTATGAGAGAATCTGCACTGGCCGTCCTTTGATCTGTAGGAGACAGGATTTGAGAGCTGTCCTGATGGCTTTGAACTCTAGCAAGTTTATGGGGAGTTTTGCCTCCCAAGCTCTTCAAAACTATGAACAAACATTTTGAATGTGCCCCTAAACCCAGGTTTGAGTCATTTGTGCCTATCATTGTCTTGTGTCAGTCTGCTCCTCAGATATTCTCTGGCAATGTCCACTAAAGTAGAATGTCTTTCACCTGCTAAGTGGGGAAATATTATCATGTTCAATTTGTAAATGCTTGATTTGTTCATCCACAACCCTGCCTAGGAGATGACTAAGGTGCTGGATTCTATCAGGTTTAACACTAAATCTTCTAAACTACATTTGTTTAGACTGACTGCCTGGATGAGCTCTATGAACTGTCCTGGGGATAGGCAAGCTAGAGCCTTGGTAGAATCTAGGATAGCCTCTCTGAAAGCTAGAATTTAAACTAAGACTAATGCAGATTTTTCTTTAGTTATTCTCAGATCAAGATACTTGATACTACATAAACCCAGCCTTGTCCCAAGACCTGCAAGGAGCAAGAACGGCTGAGAATATCTCCCGGGCAGAGGGAAGAAATGTCTGTTTGGATTTTATTTTGGAAATATAACCACAGGGAGGAAAAGTTAGTTCACGCTGAACTTTGCCACAAGATTGTCTGTGGAGAGGTCTTTGCTACCTGAAGAaagactgggaaaaaaaaaaagcccaaggaGGGAGAATGTCGGTTTGTTATAAAAAGAACTCTGGAGATGTGACCTTTTTGTTAATTTGGCCTGCCACTTTCCCCAGCGGGGCTAGAGTGCCTTTTGGCCTCAATACAGTGACTGAGTCAGGGTGGCAGGCTGCCAGCACTGAAGAATTTAAGCAGCTGGTAGAAATTGACATTTCTAGCAACTTTCCTTGGAGTAGATCAAATTGATTAAGCCAAATAAggggaataattttaaaattgtaatttaaaatctgaacagtGGTATCAGAGATACTATTGGATGTGTTTGAAGTCTTGTGTTTTGGGGACTGTGTGTTTTTAGCCAGAGGGAGACAAAAAAAGGTGAGACTGTCAGGGTAAAACTGAAAGAAATGCTTCTTCTGACAAAGTCAGaatatttcttaaaatatataGAAAATTCAATTAATCTAGTAAGAATTAGCATGTAAAATTTGGAAACTAAATTCAGTTATGAAAATGTGAAATGGAGGATATTTTTTCTTgctttaaatgaaaatatataaatctaaataaagcgTTAACTAGCTACCAATGCCTCTGTAATactaacaaattggagaaaatataGAGGGAAATAACAAATGACTAGGGAAATGGAGAGATTGATTTATCAGGACAGATTGAAAAAAACCTATTTACTTATACCCTGGCTAAGTAACAGTTCTGAGGGGGACTTGATTAAAGTCCTCAAATATTTGAAGGGTGCAAATACCATGGGgcgagaagaattatttaagatAATACAAAGAGGTAAAACTTAGTAGAGCTATGACATTAAAGTGTCACTGTCAACTCAAAATTGACCCATAATTTAGATTTTGTAAAGACAGACCTATAAAACCTAAGACCAATATGAATGTTTCCATTTCTTTGTTCTTAAACTTCCTATGTATACAGAGCAAACTGCAGCAACCTGAAAGTGAAATCTACTATAAATAACACTAAAActgattttcattgtccaaggTGAGAGTAGGGTGGCCACTGCCACATCCCCAGAATATCAGATATTCCAGTATTTCTGGGAACAGCGTGGACCTGCCACTGCCAGCGTGACCTTGCATACACAGTGTGCACAAGGTCATGCTGCACAAAAGATGCCATTTTTCACAGCCCATCATCCAACCACATGCACATGGTATGTGCAAGGTCATGTCGTTGGGGGCAGGACGACGTGCTCTGAAAATTGGCAATCTCTGTATATCCACTGACTTCACATGAAAATACCAGACAAAACCAGTCCAGGTCTAAACCACTATCCGATAGGGGACACTACTTTAGGAAACCAAGACTGTCGAGCTGAAAACCAGACTAATGGCCTTTCTAAGTGAAAGAAATACAAAAGGTAAACAAAGCACATAAAGTGAAAAGTAATTTGGATTTTAAACTTTTTCACTATTAATAATCTAAGGTTGGTAATTTAGGGAAAGAAATTTGATTGTCCACAATATGTAACTTTTAAATTGACAAGTGTCcctttataataaataataataattaattatctactcttatatagcacttttcatcagtggatctcaaggtgctttacaaaggaggttagtTTCATAAAATATATCATAAAATGGAATATCATGAAAAAGTTCTTAATTGTATTAATCTGTGGAactaagggaagtggtggaagtaAAATCACTTGGGTCATGTAAAACTAGGCTGAAAGTAGTGGAGAGTGCACCATACAGAACAATTCTTCACTGACAGGGTGATGGAGTAGATGGCATAATAGCCTTTTCCACCTCTAATGTTTATGATGGTGTTACTTTATAAAGGCAATAGCACCATCAGTAACACTTTGAGTACTATTTTAGTAAGAGAAAAGGCCAGAAATTCAGTTTTCCTTAGAACAAAAGCTTTATACCATGAGATAGTAAAACACTGAAGAAAGAACTTAAATCCCACCAGGGCCTAAAGTCCCTGCCCATTACCCAATTACGTCATTGCTTACCTTATTCAGAAACTCATCATCGTCATCCAAGAAATACAATACAGGCACGTTTGTCTGAGAGGCTGCTACCCACTGGAGGAGTGCTTGGAGCTGTTTGTTATGTAAGCTCTCGGAAGGATTCTGGTTCATCACTACCACTTTGCGACCAGATGCACTGTCTTCACCTGATCCAAGCCCAGCCTCAGCAGTTCCTGTGCACTTGGAATCCATAGATCCTGTGCCATCTTCCCTGTCCCCTATCTCTGCTAGAGCAGACTCTGGGTTGCTGTATTTGGCTATCATAAGACACAACTTTGTCACTGTATCCACCAAACTGTCAATAAATTGCCCACTGCCCCCCTCTTTTCCACTTATGTCAAACTGATCAGTAATCATTTTTGTCAGTCCAGATATAGCCTCTTCACAGGACTGTTCAACTTCTGAAAGGGCATGTCCCTCAGAGCTTTTGCCAAGATTCCTATTTGTTTCATCCATCATGGAATTTCCTTGTTGGCCTTCTATTTTGCAACCAGTCTCATTTATTAATTTTCGGATAAGCATTAATATGACACTGGACATGTCATTTTCAGGGTTCTGCTTTTGAAGTTCTGACTTCTGGGAACCTGATTCGTCACTTTGTTTTGATGGATCCTGATCTTTTGCTGAAGATGGCCTGAAACTACTGCAACCACCTTTTTCATGGGATTCATGCGAGAGGAATCCAAATGAAGTGGTACCTGCTTTGTTAGTTTTGCCCCCTTCAGCTGTGCCCTTGCCTGCATTCTCCTGTTGGATTAAATGATACTGTATCAGCAATAGTGCAGTCACAATCAGATCTTTTGCCCATGCATCTCCAGAGATTTTGGTCATGTTCTGAATTTCTGAACTCAAGTGTGGATTTTCTGGAGGTTTAGGTTCAGCTTCCCTTGCTGAAGGCTGAGACTTCGAGCATCTGTTGCATTTTTGTTGGTTTTGATGCCACAGAGTAAGCCCATGCTTAATTATGTGGTTACCTACTGTTTCTGCACaggtcatttctttttctttctctttggtAACTGTTTCAGTTTTTGTTGCTGAAAACCTCAAGTTCTGAGCCTTTGCATCTGCTGCTCGTGAACCCGTCTTCACAGATGCATACGCAAGGCTTTGAGACTGGGACTTATCTCCTGCTGGTTTTTGCACTATTAAGGTAGTATGTAAACGATTCAGCATTGCTTGTACTATTTCTGCAGCCTTGTGACTTCCTTGACTGAATAGGCTCCGCTTCACTGCAGAAACAAAATCTGAGTCAGTCATGAGTGTTCCTGTAACATTGTGTAAATTTTTCATACAGGAGTCTATTAAATCTGAAACTACCTCCTTGGAGTGCTTTAGTATCACCTTTTTCAGCACCACACAAGCTATGCTTGAGTCATTCACTTCAACTTTCATGGTCTTCATAACTGAGACCATCATATCTGAAAC contains:
- the AKAP3 gene encoding A-kinase anchor protein 3; amino-acid sequence: MTDNIDWLQSQSGLCKVDRYTPGGREEQNWTTDSATFFKQAASDPLKVLTWLRKDLERCALGIQDVLKSTSKQKTYENSREPSIGGQSIQMRNAPSPGGFSVYDEQFSMDVRSNNGSPDFHMEMKSTSSQKEPKDIESQLTSADTKQGVDEVSFYVNRLSNLVIAMARKEINDKTDGTDKCIHKSLFASLGEPGHKSSGVGTDEGKNNPSENTTHINMKETKYEGTPSSKRKTFFYKEVDEQSSTRNEQSHERRSAHSENRTCHHKKRFGPDEFTNTLSKGILVYANNMVSDMMVSVMKTMKVEVNDSSIACVVLKKVILKHSKEVVSDLIDSCMKNLHNVTGTLMTDSDFVSAVKRSLFSQGSHKAAEIVQAMLNRLHTTLIVQKPAGDKSQSQSLAYASVKTGSRAADAKAQNLRFSATKTETVTKEKEKEMTCAETVGNHIIKHGLTLWHQNQQKCNRCSKSQPSAREAEPKPPENPHLSSEIQNMTKISGDAWAKDLIVTALLLIQYHLIQQENAGKGTAEGGKTNKAGTTSFGFLSHESHEKGGCSSFRPSSAKDQDPSKQSDESGSQKSELQKQNPENDMSSVILMLIRKLINETGCKIEGQQGNSMMDETNRNLGKSSEGHALSEVEQSCEEAISGLTKMITDQFDISGKEGGSGQFIDSLVDTVTKLCLMIAKYSNPESALAEIGDREDGTGSMDSKCTGTAEAGLGSGEDSASGRKVVVMNQNPSESLHNKQLQALLQWVAASQTNVPVLYFLDDDDEFLNKLQQLSSIAVEKGYSVGEVIQAVLKYEKEKQLGEALGNFVRLPVLDWLLNNL